The nucleotide sequence AGTCGCTGATTTCTTCATTATTCCTCCTCCTGTTTTCAAAGTTAGTTTTATTGCCATTATTTAAACGCCTCTTCAAGGGCGCTAATAATCAGTTCCCGGGCTTCCCTGTGTTCCGCAAGCCCATGGACTATGAATCCATGGTCGCTTTCAAGAAAACAGCGCATTCTGACTTCCACCCCCGCCCTGACCAGCATCATGGCATACTTTTCCGCTTCATCCCTGAGGCAGTCCTTACCGGCGGTTATTATCAGGGCCGGAGGGAGTCCTGCAAGCATCTTCGGGGTCGCGCAGACAAGGGAGAAAAAAGGGTTGGAGTAATCCTCCTCATCCCCCATGTAGAGACAGGAAAAGGAGCGCATTCGTTCCACCGGAAGCAGGCTGTCCGGTCCCACTTTATCGGCGGGATCAGTTGCGCCATCAAGTAAAGGGTAGTCCATTATCTGCAGGCAGAGGGAAAAATCCTTTGTCTGGTTTGCCATGAGGGCGATGGCTGCGGTGAAGTTTCCGCCGGCGCTGTGGCCTCCCAAGGCTATTTTGTCTGTGTCAACATTGAGTGTGTCCGAATTGTCAAAAGCCCATTTTACAACATCGTAACATTCATTGAGCCCGGCCGGAAAAGGATATTCCGGAGCCAGGCGGTAATCGATGTCAATGACCTTGCAGCCGAGACTGGCCGCAAGAAATGAGGAGAATACGGTGTCCCGTTTTTCGTAACCCCGGACAAAACCTCCGCCGTGCATATTGATGAAAAGGGGATAGGACTCCCTGCTGATACGGGGGTATACCATGATGACTCTGGAATCTCCCTCCCGTGTTGGTATGGCGGCTTCTTTCCGGTCCACGCGTTCAAGATAGGCTTCCATTTCCGGTGTCAGGTTTGTCTGGACCACAGAAGAGCTGCGCAGC is from Marispirochaeta sp. and encodes:
- a CDS encoding alpha/beta hydrolase — translated: MTYDEKMKIAEQLRSSSVVQTNLTPEMEAYLERVDRKEAAIPTREGDSRVIMVYPRISRESYPLFINMHGGGFVRGYEKRDTVFSSFLAASLGCKVIDIDYRLAPEYPFPAGLNECYDVVKWAFDNSDTLNVDTDKIALGGHSAGGNFTAAIALMANQTKDFSLCLQIMDYPLLDGATDPADKVGPDSLLPVERMRSFSCLYMGDEEDYSNPFFSLVCATPKMLAGLPPALIITAGKDCLRDEAEKYAMMLVRAGVEVRMRCFLESDHGFIVHGLAEHREARELIISALEEAFK